In Acidobacteriota bacterium, one genomic interval encodes:
- a CDS encoding UvrD-helicase domain-containing protein: MSEQLDLFGSAPGATHTRQLPDQPAREYAVDPRHNVVLEASAGTGKTTVLVRRYLNLLRDGVDPSNILAMTFTRKAAAEMRDRIVRELKRAASQSAADRARWNGLRDRLSDIEISTIDAFCLSLLREFPLEANLEPGFSMADETEVPRLVEEALDRALRICLLRASKDEELALVLAQLGITRARAGLAHLLQRRLVARQALDRFLASGPRDLHVRGVCRASVTRLQDALQGVPGGLAALVADGPVRHPRYRLFARDLARLESLCDAPPAQVRGVMERARRHFLKADGEPRTTAGQLHPYRQEQFDSPAAYRRHRDAVAAAAPRVKDALDAFSRDLNVVLARGVRQMFAIAIDEYRRTLEERSVLDFSDVLEHALALLAQMEEFSRSRYRLESRYHHVLVDEFQDTSRAQWELVSLLIQAWSEGSGVAHDAPLPPSIFVVGDRKQSIYRFRDAEVTVLQQAGAYIGALRPDGLSPRRSIAFSFRARPALLAFVNGVFGEIEQDAGRADAFQFGESDRFPPPMTADVDDARAATPLGIVFAETPEGCAAAVGDEIAALLGGATVRDRETGVSRPARPGDIAILFRSRASHREFEAALEERGIPAYVYKGLGFFDADEIKDLLALLRFLADPTSHVRAAALLRSRFVRISDEGLVRIKGVGSVLAALDSGKNTPDPLLRPDDAARLARARVSVAGWLRLADRVPPAELLDQILAETAYDYELRGPRRAQARENVKKMRALVRRIQNRGYATLRRIAEHLDSLSAGDESNATLEAVAAVNLMTVHAAKGLEFPVVFVVNLAKGAGGTPPPVRVVADGPGGEPSVSVASYISEADEDHRAREEEETKRLLYVALTRARDALYLGTVLKDGEMRPMRGSLGEVLPGSLRALCGSQNAAHDTVAWRTASGETHVLRVVKPAEPRRAAPVPLASLETAFPGGDIFGPLAIAGGAPRIAATSYASAAAAGTRFGAAQPFASADDLMVGTLVHRLFQSAVPPGDAAAVARRARALLRPEERAQLAAEEAAIAEASTLYGSLARRADVAAMLASGVCDHEVPFSLQIQKGDGSVILRGTIDCLVRRADGTVFILEFKTGRRKAEHARQLEIYEAAARALFPGADVSGAVIYP; encoded by the coding sequence ATGAGTGAGCAGCTCGATCTGTTCGGCTCGGCGCCCGGGGCGACTCACACGCGGCAGCTGCCGGACCAGCCCGCGCGCGAGTACGCCGTCGATCCGCGTCACAACGTCGTGCTGGAAGCCTCGGCGGGCACGGGAAAGACGACGGTCCTGGTGCGCCGCTATTTGAACCTGCTGCGCGACGGCGTCGATCCGTCCAACATCCTCGCGATGACTTTCACGCGCAAGGCCGCGGCGGAGATGCGCGACCGGATCGTCCGCGAGCTGAAGCGCGCCGCGTCGCAGTCGGCCGCGGACCGCGCGCGGTGGAACGGGCTGCGCGATCGCCTGTCCGACATCGAGATCAGCACGATCGACGCGTTCTGCCTGTCGCTGCTGCGCGAGTTCCCGCTCGAGGCGAACCTGGAGCCGGGCTTCTCGATGGCCGACGAGACGGAGGTGCCGCGGCTCGTCGAAGAGGCGCTCGACCGCGCGCTGCGCATCTGCCTGCTGCGCGCCTCGAAAGACGAGGAGCTGGCGCTCGTGCTCGCGCAGCTCGGCATCACCCGCGCGCGCGCGGGCCTCGCGCACCTGCTGCAGCGGCGGCTCGTGGCGCGGCAGGCGCTCGATCGCTTCCTCGCGTCGGGCCCGCGCGACCTGCACGTGCGCGGCGTCTGCCGCGCGTCGGTGACGCGGCTGCAGGACGCGCTGCAGGGCGTGCCCGGCGGCCTCGCGGCGCTCGTGGCCGATGGCCCGGTGCGCCACCCGCGCTACCGCCTTTTCGCGCGCGACCTCGCGCGGCTCGAGTCGCTCTGCGACGCGCCGCCGGCGCAGGTGCGCGGCGTGATGGAGCGCGCGCGGCGGCACTTCCTCAAGGCGGACGGCGAGCCCCGCACCACCGCCGGCCAGCTGCATCCGTACCGGCAGGAGCAGTTCGACTCCCCGGCCGCCTACCGCCGGCACCGCGACGCGGTGGCCGCCGCCGCGCCGCGGGTGAAGGACGCGCTCGACGCGTTCTCACGCGATCTGAACGTGGTCCTGGCCCGCGGCGTCCGGCAGATGTTCGCCATCGCGATCGACGAGTATCGCCGGACGCTCGAGGAGCGATCGGTCCTGGATTTTTCGGACGTGCTGGAGCACGCGCTGGCCCTCCTCGCGCAGATGGAGGAGTTCTCGCGCAGCCGCTACCGGCTCGAGTCGCGCTACCACCACGTGCTCGTCGACGAGTTCCAGGACACGAGCCGCGCGCAGTGGGAGCTGGTGTCGCTGCTGATCCAGGCGTGGAGCGAGGGGAGCGGCGTCGCGCACGACGCGCCGCTGCCGCCATCGATCTTCGTGGTCGGCGACCGGAAGCAGTCGATCTATCGCTTCCGTGATGCCGAGGTGACGGTACTGCAGCAAGCGGGTGCCTACATCGGCGCGCTGAGGCCGGACGGCCTGTCGCCGCGGCGATCGATTGCATTCAGTTTCCGCGCGCGCCCGGCGCTGCTGGCGTTCGTCAACGGCGTGTTCGGGGAGATCGAGCAGGACGCCGGGCGGGCTGACGCGTTCCAGTTCGGCGAGAGCGACCGGTTTCCGCCACCGATGACCGCCGACGTGGATGATGCGCGCGCCGCGACGCCGCTGGGGATCGTCTTCGCCGAGACGCCGGAGGGCTGTGCGGCGGCGGTCGGCGACGAGATCGCCGCGCTGCTCGGCGGCGCGACCGTGCGTGACCGGGAGACCGGCGTGAGCCGCCCGGCGCGCCCCGGAGACATCGCGATCCTCTTCCGCTCGCGCGCGAGCCATCGCGAGTTCGAAGCGGCGCTGGAGGAGCGCGGCATCCCCGCGTACGTCTACAAGGGGCTCGGGTTTTTCGACGCGGACGAGATCAAGGATCTCCTCGCGCTGCTGCGGTTCCTTGCCGACCCGACGTCCCACGTGCGCGCGGCGGCGCTTCTGCGCTCGCGGTTCGTGAGGATCTCGGACGAGGGGCTGGTACGGATAAAAGGGGTCGGGAGTGTTCTTGCGGCCCTCGATTCCGGCAAAAATACTCCCGACCCCTTATTGCGCCCCGACGATGCGGCCCGCCTCGCGCGGGCACGCGTCTCGGTCGCCGGCTGGCTGCGGCTGGCCGACCGCGTTCCGCCGGCCGAACTGCTCGATCAGATCCTCGCGGAAACCGCGTACGACTACGAGCTGCGCGGCCCTCGCCGCGCGCAGGCGCGCGAGAACGTCAAGAAGATGCGCGCCCTCGTCCGCCGCATCCAGAACCGCGGCTACGCGACGCTCCGGCGAATCGCCGAGCACCTCGACAGCCTGTCGGCCGGCGACGAGTCGAACGCGACGCTCGAAGCGGTGGCCGCCGTGAACCTGATGACCGTGCACGCCGCCAAGGGCCTGGAGTTCCCGGTGGTGTTCGTCGTCAATCTCGCGAAAGGGGCGGGGGGCACGCCGCCGCCGGTGCGCGTCGTGGCCGATGGCCCTGGCGGGGAGCCGTCGGTTTCGGTCGCCTCCTATATCTCCGAGGCGGACGAGGATCACCGGGCGCGCGAAGAGGAAGAAACCAAGCGCCTCTTGTACGTCGCGCTGACGCGCGCGCGCGACGCGCTGTACCTCGGGACCGTCCTGAAAGACGGCGAGATGCGCCCGATGCGCGGCAGCCTCGGCGAAGTGCTTCCCGGCTCTCTCCGGGCGCTCTGTGGGTCGCAGAACGCCGCGCACGACACGGTGGCGTGGCGCACGGCATCGGGCGAGACGCACGTGTTGCGCGTCGTCAAGCCCGCGGAGCCGCGCCGCGCTGCGCCGGTCCCCCTGGCCAGTCTCGAGACGGCGTTCCCCGGCGGTGACATCTTTGGCCCGCTCGCCATCGCGGGTGGCGCGCCGCGCATCGCCGCGACGAGCTACGCCAGCGCGGCTGCGGCAGGCACGAGGTTCGGCGCCGCACAGCCGTTCGCGTCGGCCGACGACCTGATGGTCGGCACGCTCGTGCACCGGCTCTTCCAATCAGCCGTGCCGCCAGGAGACGCGGCGGCGGTGGCGCGCCGCGCCCGCGCGCTCCTTCGCCCCGAGGAACGCGCACAGCTCGCCGCCGAGGAGGCCGCGATTGCCGAGGCGTCGACACTGTACGGATCGCTCGCGCGCCGCGCCGACGTGGCGGCGATGCTCGCCAGCGGCGTTTGTGACCACGAAGTGCCGTTCTCGCTGCAGATCCAGAAGGGCGACGGCTCGGTGATCCTGCGGGGCACGATCGATTGCCTCGTCCGCCGGGCCGACGGCACGGTGTTCATCCTGGAGTTCAAGACCGGCCGCCGGAAAGCGGAGCACGCACGCCAGCTGGAGATCTACGAAGCGGCGGCACGGGCGCTGTTTCCCGGTGCCGACGTGAGCGGCGCCGTGATTTACCCCTGA
- a CDS encoding YIP1 family protein — translation MNLQERVTRILKQPKQEWPVIEAEPTDIATLYKSYIVPLAAIPVVCNFIGRVVFGMPVPFVGRYRFGVGEALRAAVFEYIGALVGAFVAAFIVSKLAPTFGSRDDQRQALKLVAYSSTAVWIAGVLNLVPALSVLVIFAAVYCVYVYYLGVPVMMKTPPDKVIAYMVVSVLVVIVVYFVLALIMGVAGGVGGMMSGGAL, via the coding sequence ATGAACCTGCAGGAACGCGTGACGCGCATTCTCAAGCAGCCGAAGCAGGAATGGCCGGTGATCGAGGCGGAGCCGACCGACATCGCGACGCTCTACAAGTCCTACATCGTCCCGCTCGCGGCCATTCCGGTCGTGTGCAACTTCATCGGCCGCGTCGTCTTCGGCATGCCGGTGCCGTTCGTCGGCCGGTACCGCTTCGGCGTCGGCGAGGCGCTCCGCGCGGCGGTCTTCGAGTACATCGGCGCGCTCGTCGGCGCGTTCGTCGCGGCCTTCATCGTCTCCAAGCTGGCGCCCACCTTCGGGTCGCGCGACGATCAGCGCCAGGCGTTGAAGCTGGTGGCCTACTCGAGCACGGCGGTCTGGATCGCCGGCGTGCTGAACCTCGTCCCGGCCCTCAGCGTTCTCGTGATCTTCGCGGCGGTGTACTGCGTGTACGTGTATTACCTGGGCGTGCCCGTCATGATGAAGACACCGCCCGACAAGGTGATCGCCTACATGGTCGTCTCCGTTCTCGTCGTCATCGTGGTGTACTTCGTGCTGGCGCTGATCATGGGCGTTGCCGGGGGCGTCGGGGGCATGATGTCGGGCGGGGCGCTCTGA